From the Cloeon dipterum chromosome 4, ieCloDipt1.1, whole genome shotgun sequence genome, the window tcaAATTTGCGAACTAAATACactatttttcctctttgcttatttactttaatttcatGTCCTTTCCGCTATTTCTcctatttctaaaaatatgatttagcACTTCTTCCAAcataattatcaataaaattacaattatgcGCAGTCGATCgaacaaaaatgttgaaatttcgTGGATGCATGTATtcactttatttaaaaggaataaatatgacattacaatttttcaaatcaccAATTTAATTGgagcattatatttttagtattttttttttgtattttgtattgagagtaaaaagacaaaaatgtaaagtaaTGAAATATACATTATCATTATCACGATGAGTTTTATTGGTTTGCCATTTTTGCCATCATTCCCTCAAACAATGGCATTCTTCTGTATTTgtcgaattaaataaataaatttgaacttctcgcctgattgtgagttttAAAGTGAATTCCTACACATTGTGTTGATCTATCTtgggattaattatttttaactgttcgGATGAGTAGATTTATTTCGTTCAGTGTTCAgcagggaaattaaaatcttaaaaatggaGTTAAAATCCTAAAATTCATGCTAAATTCAGAGCATGAATAAAAGATGCCAAAATAGTGTAAAAAATAACCGTTTTCACTCAATTGAactactttttttaaatcaataccAAAAAAGCAGTTTAGGACAATTGAATTGATaagtggaaataataatatagttGAGTGAAGGGATGATTTCGATATTCAGAAAGAGGCTTTTTCAAGAGAGGATTCGCGGTATTCCTTTTCCCTCTTTCTTCGAACTTCACGTCGGCATTTGATTGGAGGAAAGCACACGTTGTCATAGAGACGTGATATTTCAGCCAATCAAAATTACCAAACAGCACAAGGATAAAGTCAGCTCAAGTCAGCTGCCTCTGACAAACACGACCACTCCTCTTGTTCAAAAGGCAACGCATTATTGAATGGAATTGGGAAACACCTTTTTAAAGGCAGCAGTCAGTAGTTTTCGAGTGACTTCGGGGCCGGTAGGTCGAGACTAAGGCGATGTTGATCTTGTGGTGTTTTGCCTTGCTTTTCGCGGTCAGCCAGAGCTCAGCTACCACTGCCGAGCTCTCTGCGATTGTTATTGATGCCCAATTGAATACCAGCTACTTGCAGTCAGTAAACTCCAcatcagaaataatttttctctactCCAACGTCAGTCAGGTATGCGCAATTTACCTATAgtacaatatattttaatacgtGTATTTTATGTTCCGTTCTGACACGTGTGCAAAAAAAGATCAATTTATAACACAGGTAAAATcggtaaaatttattatttcagattCATGCGCGAGCGCCAGCAAGAATTAGCGTATCTAGTAGCGAAGCATCTCATGACTCTCCAGTCCTTGTTGTTGTTCGGCAGCAAAGAGGAGTGCTTTCTTGGCAGCTTCCCTATGCCACTGATAGGTTAAAATGATATTGACAAGTTTTtgcagtttattaattttaatttgaaatttcagggGGTCGTACACCTCAGTTTCCAGAACGTTGTGCCCGGCTAGCTTGTTTAAGTCGGAAGTTGAAACGCAGGaaaatctgattgtgagtgtgTCGACATCGAGCCACTTAAACGTCGCTTTCACTGTTTTGGTGGAAGTCgagtcaaattttgaactgaaaaTAGATAATGAAAGGAACACAACAGTATCACCGTCCCAGCCAcgatttttcagttttgagTTTCCTTTAGAAGTAAACACCGTGCTTCTTGAGGCGGATAGCTCAGACAACACTTGCATGACAATCTCGTTGCAAGAGCGAAATGCAAGTAGTCTTTAAGTCAGCTCcccaacaaatttaattgacaataaaatatgattgtAGTGTCCTGTGTACGATCTGGAGGGCACTGTAATGTTTGAAGGCTCTTGGCAAACCATGACCAAGAAAGGAGGCATAACACTCTCAGTAAATTACAATATAAATCCTAAAGTCaagttaataataaatttttaaaccagcgAGAAAAATTCCCTGATGGTTTCTTCATTGTGCTGGTGGTGCATGGAGATGACACTGCTTGTCTGACCAACACTCCCTTTGAATCGAGCTCCAGACAAAAAAATGTGGTCTTCAGTCTGAGGAAGAAAATTTCGTACGACGAGTACCTTGTTGCAACGTTTGGAGCTTTCGGCGTGTTTGCTGTATTTTACTGTATTTCCTTCATAGTTGCCGTTTTGCACCAGATGAGGTAATGCTATCTTATCATTtgaatccatttttttcaatgatttctcTTAATAGCCGGCGGAGGCAACGAAATGCAGCTGCTACTGGTGTGCAGAACGAGTGTTTATTGGAAGGTCTAGAAGAGGAGAATGAGACTGTTGCTGATCCAAGGAGCAGAGAGGAAAGACTTAGAAGAAAAGTGAAGTAAGtcactaataataattatttcacctTTACTATGCAATGCAGTGCATAAATCCAGAGTTTAAACTGTTGAGTCTAATCAGGGCTGTTTCTTTCTGGGGAAAAACTGCAAGCCATATCcttttttacatataattatatattatttcgaTTTTGCGAAAATCTAGAtgacaaatttacaaaaaatggtCAGTTCGAAAGACCGAAGGTTaaccaatttatttctaaatggAGATTATTTTTGTACCAATTGTGAACATGAACATTACGATCCCTAGGCCATTGACAAATTTATGGTCAAATTACAaagtaagaatttttattgaagaaattttaaattttcaaaagctaattttaatgtttattagCCATACATCTTGAGACTACCTTGAGCTGGaaagtatgaaaataaaaaccactaACATCTGATAATGATAATGCTCTTAATTGATTAAAGGTATAACCCTatgcaaaatcaataattgaaacaccagttttaaatattctgaaaTGTTCTctccaattttctcttttgtttcaaGTTTTCAGGCATCTCTTGTAGGACataaaatgcttaattttaaatggaaggGTGACGTTTCCTCTAGGGTTTTTActagataattttttggtatCTACAATATTATTAAGAATAGAATTTCCTGTTCTAGTaatcaaaaaacattttttgaaggAATGATTGGATATTTTCTTAACAGTATTTTTGTCTATTGACCACCCTTTTTCCAACCCTGATAAATTTCTGTATCTGAGCATcaattttatgattaaaattaaattaaattttcagtgctgGTGAGCCTGTGTTTGTGAGTGATATGTCAAGATCTGGAAGCACAGAACTTCGGAGATCAGCTCAGAAGTATCTGTGGAACATCTTAACTGTGGCTACTTTCTATGGCTTGCCTGTAATCCAGCTGGTAATCACTTACCAAAGAGTGCTCAATAACACAGGCAAtcaggtatttattttttcctcttgaatttaatttattattatttacttcaaATTCCTTCCTCTCAACAGGATTTGTGCTTTTACAACTTTCTCTGCTCCCATCCTGTGTCTGTTTTGTCCGACTTCAACCACGTGTTTTCCAACGTGGGATATGGTTTGCTGGGATTACTGTTCGTGATGCTGGTGTACCGAAGAGAAAGGCGCCACCTGAAAGCAGTTGCTTTGGACCCAACGCGTGACACAGTACTTGGCTTGCCGCAGCAATTTGGGCTTTTCTATGCTTTGGGCGCCGCTCTGATTTCCGAGGGAGTGCTCAGCGCCTGTTACCACGTTTGCCCCAATcagcaaaatttccaatttggtAAAATTCTATTTACTCTCTCagtgaaaagctatttttcttAGTGAAGTAAAATTCAGGAgcgttgatttatttcaaaattattctcaaaatttgaccattgtaagttttaagttttcaaataaatttgtatttttactatCCAATAGGGCTTCAGATGTAATACCTAAATTAATTGGGAGATAAATTCTAACTAAGAAATTTTACAATGTCCTCGAGTGGCTCATTCGATAGAAAACTAATTCTCTTCTTTAGATACGAGCTTCATGTACGTAATCGCCATGATGTGCATGCTGCGGATTTACCAAAACCGGCACCCAGACATCCATGCCAGCGCCTACACAACCTTCGCAATGCTGGCTTTTGTCATCCTGATCGGAATGATTGGCGTGCTGACCGGCACAGTCATTTTCTGGAGCCTGTTCACTGCGGTGCACATGACCCTTTGTCTGCTGCTCAGCGCGCAGGTGTACTACATGGGTTGCTGGAACCTGGACTTGGGCGTTCC encodes:
- the LOC135944700 gene encoding SID1 transmembrane family member 1-like; translated protein: MLILWCFALLFAVSQSSATTAELSAIVIDAQLNTSYLQSVNSTSEIIFLYSNVSQIHARAPARISVSSSEASHDSPVLVVVRQQRGVLSWQLPYATDRGSYTSVSRTLCPASLFKSEVETQENLIVSVSTSSHLNVAFTVLVEVESNFELKIDNERNTTVSPSQPRFFSFEFPLEVNTVLLEADSSDNTCMTISLQERNCPVYDLEGTVMFEGSWQTMTKKGGITLSREKFPDGFFIVLVVHGDDTACLTNTPFESSSRQKNVVFSLRKKISYDEYLVATFGAFGVFAVFYCISFIVAVLHQMSRRRQRNAAATGVQNECLLEGLEEENETVADPRSREERLRRKVNAGEPVFVSDMSRSGSTELRRSAQKYLWNILTVATFYGLPVIQLVITYQRVLNNTGNQDLCFYNFLCSHPVSVLSDFNHVFSNVGYGLLGLLFVMLVYRRERRHLKAVALDPTRDTVLGLPQQFGLFYALGAALISEGVLSACYHVCPNQQNFQFDTSFMYVIAMMCMLRIYQNRHPDIHASAYTTFAMLAFVILIGMIGVLTGTVIFWSLFTAVHMTLCLLLSAQVYYMGCWNLDLGVPARVWEAYTQPGLSFKTRILPVYPKRMALLIIGILVNVALSVVGLMFRPKNFASYLLAIFMANLNIYVWFYIVMKLVHRERISWPSLFHILASFVLWGLSLFYFFHKNISWQETPALSRTYNHPCDLLDFYDYHDIWHFLSAASMFFSFMVLLTLDDDLRLVPRTQISVF